From Halomicrobium salinisoli, the proteins below share one genomic window:
- a CDS encoding helix-turn-helix domain-containing protein — protein MTDDGPGDRQAVFEALADPDCRDILATLDEPLPAQAVADACDLSQTSAYRKLERLADAGLLAEGTGVRADGHHVTTYERDCSGVWVAVEDERPFDVEVLRERESPDERLARLWQEVSEEV, from the coding sequence GTGACGGACGACGGACCGGGGGACCGGCAGGCGGTCTTCGAGGCGCTGGCGGATCCGGACTGCCGCGACATCCTCGCGACCCTCGACGAGCCGCTGCCCGCCCAGGCGGTCGCGGACGCCTGCGACCTCTCGCAGACCTCGGCCTACCGGAAGCTCGAGCGGCTCGCCGACGCCGGCCTCCTCGCGGAGGGCACCGGCGTCCGCGCCGACGGCCACCACGTGACGACCTACGAGCGCGACTGCTCCGGCGTCTGGGTCGCCGTCGAGGACGAACGGCCCTTCGACGTCGAGGTCCTCCGCGAGCGGGAATCGCCCGACGAACGACTCGCCCGGCTCTGGCAGGAAGTCAGTGAGGAAGTGTGA
- a CDS encoding sensor histidine kinase translates to MSDRGLVLVVATPPERAETVRRLESDLDGAAVVAAGNIPSAMHVVRQRRVDCVVSDYEVPDDAGMLLQGGEKLLRRVREYDARLPFVLFTEVGDGVVARSLITEGITDYIQRDGSRAAYDRLASRVATVLDHRETERRAEWQRRVTETIREVNRALVRASTRPEIERDVCERLAGADLYCSAAMGRVEGGAFEPSVRVGDLPADADPAAVVPLGGVDALDGVRVDRTGDGCGHAAAVPVVRGSAGYGILVVCAARPDALDDTEQAILAELGETIAHAIEAVETREDLKARERELARQNERLQNFASMVSHDLRNPLQVLVSRLSVLEGEGDSDHVRAMRDAVDRMTALIDDVLRLATGGKDAVEPEPVALERVARDAWEINADGGRLSVDAPGGVVADESLLRQLLGNLFRNSLEHAGPDVTVRVERCPGGFAVADDGPGIPPGEREWIFELGYSGDGAGTGYGLAIVDEIADAHGWDVAVAESAAGGARFEVTGVEFAE, encoded by the coding sequence ATGTCCGACCGGGGGCTGGTGCTCGTCGTCGCGACGCCGCCGGAGCGCGCAGAGACGGTCCGCCGCCTGGAGAGCGACCTCGACGGGGCCGCCGTCGTCGCCGCGGGCAACATCCCGTCGGCGATGCACGTCGTCCGGCAGCGCCGCGTCGACTGCGTCGTCAGCGACTACGAGGTGCCCGACGACGCCGGTATGCTGCTCCAGGGCGGCGAGAAACTGCTCAGACGCGTCCGCGAGTACGACGCCCGGCTCCCGTTCGTCCTGTTCACCGAGGTCGGCGACGGCGTGGTCGCCCGCTCGCTCATCACGGAGGGGATCACCGACTACATCCAGCGGGACGGGTCGCGGGCGGCCTACGACCGCCTCGCGAGCAGGGTGGCGACCGTCCTCGACCACCGGGAGACCGAGCGGCGCGCCGAGTGGCAGCGCCGCGTCACCGAGACGATCCGGGAGGTCAACCGGGCGCTGGTCCGCGCCTCGACGCGGCCGGAGATCGAGCGCGACGTCTGCGAGCGACTCGCCGGCGCCGACCTGTACTGCTCGGCGGCGATGGGCCGGGTCGAGGGCGGCGCCTTCGAGCCCAGCGTCAGGGTCGGCGACCTCCCCGCGGACGCCGACCCCGCGGCGGTCGTCCCCCTGGGCGGCGTCGACGCCCTCGACGGCGTCCGCGTCGACCGAACTGGAGACGGCTGCGGGCACGCGGCCGCCGTCCCGGTCGTCCGCGGATCGGCGGGCTACGGGATCCTGGTCGTCTGTGCCGCCCGCCCCGACGCGCTGGACGACACCGAGCAGGCCATCCTCGCGGAGCTCGGCGAGACCATCGCCCACGCCATCGAGGCCGTCGAGACCCGGGAAGACCTGAAGGCCCGCGAGCGCGAGCTCGCCCGGCAGAACGAGCGCCTCCAGAACTTCGCCAGCATGGTCAGCCACGACCTGCGCAACCCCCTGCAGGTGCTCGTCTCCCGGCTCTCCGTCCTCGAGGGGGAGGGCGACTCCGACCACGTCCGCGCGATGCGCGACGCCGTCGACCGCATGACCGCGCTCATCGACGACGTCCTCCGGCTGGCCACCGGCGGCAAGGACGCCGTCGAACCCGAGCCCGTCGCCCTCGAGCGCGTCGCCCGCGACGCCTGGGAGATCAACGCCGACGGCGGCCGCCTCTCCGTCGACGCTCCCGGCGGCGTCGTCGCCGACGAGTCCCTGCTCCGGCAGTTGCTCGGGAACCTCTTCCGCAACTCGCTGGAACACGCCGGCCCGGACGTCACCGTCCGCGTCGAGCGCTGTCCGGGCGGCTTCGCCGTCGCCGACGACGGCCCGGGGATCCCGCCCGGGGAACGGGAGTGGATCTTCGAACTCGGCTACTCCGGCGACGGGGCCGGCACGGGCTACGGGCTGGCCATCGTCGACGAGATCGCCGACGCCCACGGCTGGGACGTGGCCGTCGCCGAGAGCGCGGCCGGCGGCGCCCGCTTCGAGGTGACCGGCGTCGAGTTCGCGGAGTGA
- a CDS encoding deoxyribonuclease IV: MRVGAHTSIAGGAYNAVDEQVEYGGNCGQIFSHSPQVWQDPNIDDDEAEQFRDRTDEHGVGPWVIHSSYLVNLCTPKDDLREKSIDSMQKEVDAADKLGVEYVNVHLGAHTGAGVDQGLDNAASALDELDIPDGVTVLVESDAGSGTKLGGEFEHLAEVLSRSGQDLEVCLDTAHMFAAGYDLSTPGGVEDTVATFDDVVGLDKLACIHLNDSKHECGTNKDEHAHLGEGKIGEDGMRAILTHEDLADVPFVLETPTEDGKGFAWNVERARELGGAN, translated from the coding sequence ATGCGCGTCGGAGCACACACGTCGATCGCGGGCGGGGCGTACAACGCGGTCGACGAGCAGGTCGAGTACGGCGGCAACTGCGGGCAGATCTTCAGCCACTCGCCGCAGGTCTGGCAGGACCCGAACATCGACGACGACGAGGCCGAGCAGTTCCGCGACCGCACGGACGAGCACGGCGTCGGCCCGTGGGTCATCCACTCCTCGTACCTCGTGAACCTCTGTACCCCCAAGGACGACCTCCGCGAGAAGTCCATCGACTCCATGCAGAAGGAGGTCGACGCCGCCGACAAGCTCGGCGTCGAGTACGTCAACGTCCACCTGGGCGCCCACACCGGCGCCGGCGTCGACCAGGGCCTGGACAACGCCGCGAGCGCGCTGGACGAACTGGACATCCCGGACGGCGTAACCGTCCTCGTGGAGTCCGACGCCGGCAGCGGCACCAAGCTCGGCGGCGAGTTCGAGCACCTCGCCGAGGTCCTCTCCCGCTCCGGGCAGGACCTGGAGGTCTGCCTCGACACCGCCCACATGTTCGCCGCGGGCTACGACCTCTCGACCCCCGGCGGCGTCGAGGACACCGTCGCCACCTTCGACGACGTGGTCGGGCTGGACAAACTGGCCTGCATCCACCTCAACGACTCCAAGCACGAGTGCGGGACGAACAAGGACGAACACGCCCACCTCGGCGAGGGGAAGATCGGCGAGGACGGGATGCGCGCGATTCTGACCCACGAGGACCTCGCGGACGTTCCCTTCGTGCTGGAGACGCCCACCGAGGACGGCAAGGGCTTCGCGTGGAACGTCGAGCGAGCGAGAGAGCTCGGTGGCGCGAACTGA
- a CDS encoding vWA domain-containing protein, with translation MRSALAVVCVALLTITAGCSGAGGDSGLTGGDAASSGGSASLGASVGGAQDATTFRRNVEEGYVPRPSTMTYEGLYHDYYFDTGESDCDRRFCPSYSQGVAEDPLSNETEHYLTVGLDSGLSAEGFDHEPMDVVVVLDTSGSMDSGFSEYHYDGDESAADRRKITAATDAVASMTDELNGADRLGVVTYDDSASRVQGLARVDELERSGVDQRLRDVRADGGTNLDAGMRTAHAMLDERANESRPARVIYVTDAMPNLGDTDGRSLEGRLQERAGEGVHTTFVGVGVDFNADLTEAVATVRGANYYSVTSPTAFDERMTEGFDYMVTPLAYNLSLQLESDGADVEAVYGSPNDPETGELLHVNTLFPSRTNANGTEGGVMLVELNRTAPDATVTLTASYEDPDGEAHETTREVALTDREAPHFESPGVRKAVALTDYASLVRSWAAHERGGADVEADDAVERRELGQWEQESVDLRVTAPYDERLPRFAEHFRAEARALDGDFEDDLTVLDRLLRETDGEGGAAATTDAGETATPVAD, from the coding sequence ATGCGATCCGCGCTCGCGGTCGTCTGCGTGGCACTGCTCACGATAACGGCGGGCTGTTCCGGGGCCGGCGGGGACTCCGGCCTCACCGGCGGCGACGCCGCGTCGTCCGGGGGGAGCGCCTCGCTGGGCGCCTCCGTCGGCGGCGCGCAGGACGCGACTACCTTTCGACGCAACGTCGAGGAGGGGTACGTCCCGCGGCCGTCGACGATGACCTACGAGGGGCTGTACCACGACTACTACTTCGACACCGGCGAGAGCGACTGCGACCGGCGGTTCTGCCCGTCCTACAGCCAGGGCGTGGCCGAGGACCCGCTCTCGAACGAGACGGAACACTACCTGACCGTGGGCCTCGACTCCGGGCTCTCGGCGGAGGGCTTCGACCACGAGCCCATGGACGTGGTCGTGGTGCTGGACACCTCCGGATCGATGGACAGCGGGTTCTCCGAGTACCACTACGACGGCGACGAGTCCGCCGCGGACCGGCGGAAGATCACCGCCGCGACAGACGCCGTCGCCAGCATGACCGACGAGCTGAACGGCGCGGACCGGCTGGGCGTCGTCACCTACGACGACTCGGCCAGCCGGGTCCAGGGGCTCGCGCGGGTCGACGAACTGGAGCGCTCGGGCGTCGACCAGCGACTGCGGGACGTCCGCGCCGACGGGGGCACGAACCTCGACGCCGGGATGCGGACCGCTCACGCGATGCTCGACGAGCGGGCCAACGAGTCCCGCCCGGCGCGGGTCATCTACGTGACCGACGCGATGCCGAACCTCGGCGACACTGACGGGCGGAGCCTCGAGGGGCGGCTGCAGGAGCGCGCCGGAGAGGGCGTCCACACCACCTTCGTCGGCGTCGGGGTCGACTTCAACGCCGACCTGACCGAGGCCGTCGCGACGGTGCGGGGCGCGAACTACTACTCGGTGACGTCGCCGACGGCCTTCGACGAGCGGATGACCGAGGGCTTCGACTACATGGTGACCCCGCTGGCGTACAACCTGAGCCTGCAGCTGGAGAGCGACGGCGCCGACGTCGAGGCCGTCTACGGCTCGCCCAACGACCCCGAGACCGGTGAGCTGCTGCACGTGAACACGCTGTTCCCCTCGCGGACGAACGCCAACGGCACGGAGGGCGGCGTCATGCTCGTGGAACTGAACCGCACGGCGCCCGACGCGACGGTGACGCTGACGGCCAGCTACGAGGACCCCGACGGCGAGGCCCACGAGACGACCCGCGAGGTCGCCCTGACCGACCGCGAGGCGCCCCACTTCGAGAGCCCCGGCGTCCGGAAGGCCGTCGCGCTGACCGACTACGCCTCGCTCGTGCGCTCGTGGGCGGCCCACGAGCGCGGCGGCGCCGACGTCGAGGCCGACGACGCCGTCGAGCGCCGGGAGCTGGGACAGTGGGAGCAGGAGTCGGTCGACCTCCGGGTGACGGCGCCGTACGACGAGCGACTCCCCCGGTTCGCCGAGCACTTCCGCGCGGAGGCGCGGGCCCTGGACGGCGACTTCGAGGACGACCTGACCGTCCTCGACCGACTGCTGCGGGAGACGGACGGCGAAGGGGGAGCGGCGGCGACGACCGACGCCGGGGAAACCGCTACGCCGGTCGCTGACTGA
- a CDS encoding halocyanin domain-containing protein produces MEPSSTRRRLLRSAGVAGVAALGGCVSGRGADSSDPTETAADGAATEQAGTATDQCETSTEAEYTPAAELSPPESLEEWLADANGYGEPIRAAPPETEIVVGHPTDGGLAFDPPVVKIRPYTTVRWRWTGHGGPRNVVSLDGTFDSGRPNAQKNTGYHYVFTEPGEYAFVSEPQREEGMIGAVIVTEALDSGNEDVDQWLYEVDNFDGTIADLTAEDAPTVTVGAEGNGGNFAFDPPAIRVSTGATVTWEWTGEGGAHDVVFEDADVGSGDVVADAGATFEHAFDEPGTYLYVCRPHEGIGMKGAVVVE; encoded by the coding sequence ATGGAGCCCTCCAGTACCCGCAGACGGCTGCTCAGATCCGCCGGCGTCGCCGGCGTCGCTGCGCTCGGCGGTTGCGTCTCAGGACGCGGCGCCGACAGTTCGGACCCGACCGAGACGGCGGCCGACGGGGCCGCGACCGAGCAGGCCGGAACGGCGACGGACCAGTGCGAAACGTCGACCGAGGCCGAGTACACGCCCGCCGCAGAGCTGTCCCCGCCCGAGTCGCTCGAAGAGTGGCTCGCGGACGCGAACGGCTACGGCGAACCGATCCGGGCGGCGCCGCCCGAGACGGAGATCGTGGTCGGTCACCCGACCGACGGCGGCCTCGCGTTCGATCCGCCGGTCGTGAAGATCCGTCCGTACACGACCGTCCGATGGCGCTGGACCGGCCACGGCGGCCCGCGCAACGTCGTTTCCCTCGACGGCACGTTCGACAGCGGTCGGCCCAACGCCCAGAAGAACACCGGCTACCACTACGTCTTCACCGAGCCCGGCGAGTACGCGTTCGTCTCCGAGCCCCAGCGCGAAGAGGGGATGATCGGCGCCGTGATCGTCACTGAGGCCCTGGACAGCGGCAACGAGGACGTCGACCAGTGGCTCTACGAGGTGGACAACTTCGACGGAACCATCGCCGACCTGACGGCCGAGGACGCGCCCACGGTGACGGTCGGCGCCGAGGGCAACGGCGGCAACTTCGCCTTCGATCCGCCGGCGATCCGCGTCTCGACCGGGGCGACGGTCACCTGGGAGTGGACCGGCGAGGGCGGCGCCCACGACGTCGTCTTCGAGGACGCCGACGTCGGCTCCGGCGACGTCGTCGCCGACGCGGGCGCGACCTTCGAGCACGCGTTCGACGAGCCCGGGACGTACCTGTACGTCTGCCGACCCCACGAGGGGATCGGCATGAAGGGCGCCGTCGTCGTGGAGTAG
- a CDS encoding CopD family protein: protein MAGALHVAVRTLHVLGAVALLGGAAALWIAARDRAPSRGHVRRYEWTFWGVLGVVVATGVGNAGALGPPGPDTRWGAVLTVKLALVVALVLGSLVRTLAVATAGDAADGRFYRRAYGATTAVLAALVVLAEVLAHG from the coding sequence ATGGCCGGAGCCCTCCACGTCGCGGTCCGGACCCTCCACGTGCTCGGCGCGGTCGCCCTGCTCGGCGGGGCGGCCGCGCTGTGGATCGCCGCCCGTGACCGCGCCCCGTCGCGCGGACACGTGAGACGCTACGAGTGGACCTTCTGGGGCGTCCTCGGGGTCGTGGTCGCGACCGGCGTCGGCAACGCCGGCGCGCTCGGCCCGCCCGGACCCGACACCCGCTGGGGCGCGGTGCTGACGGTGAAGCTCGCCCTGGTAGTCGCGCTCGTCCTCGGGTCGCTGGTCCGGACGCTGGCGGTGGCGACCGCCGGCGACGCGGCGGACGGACGGTTCTACCGGCGCGCCTACGGCGCGACGACGGCGGTCCTCGCGGCGCTGGTCGTCCTCGCGGAGGTGCTTGCCCATGGCTGA
- a CDS encoding TrmB family transcriptional regulator sugar-binding domain-containing protein produces the protein MEYDIEPFATPEAGVAALRDLIEEADSELLLSTSARVLRAVVDELRAARARDVLVFLLVGGGDAFEPSGPLASEPAAATVVREWDDADHISVICTVDEGGGLCALEQLFERPMDEDAGVVFRHPLLRNHVFSTVMGNTWQRGYEAYVADPEPLPATYETFPRAVLNAVLHLREGRNLRAVVDGRWIERCERATVAGPVCNVRQSFVSPVTSSFSVENGLHVRVDGEVVSVGGPGAFVEDVEAFETTLEPV, from the coding sequence ATGGAGTACGACATCGAGCCGTTCGCGACGCCCGAGGCGGGGGTGGCGGCGCTGCGGGACCTGATCGAGGAGGCCGACAGCGAGCTCCTCCTCTCGACCTCGGCGCGGGTGTTACGAGCGGTCGTCGACGAGCTCCGCGCTGCGCGTGCGCGCGACGTGCTCGTCTTCCTGCTGGTCGGCGGCGGCGACGCCTTCGAGCCCTCGGGGCCGCTGGCGTCCGAGCCGGCGGCCGCCACGGTGGTCCGCGAGTGGGACGACGCCGACCACATCTCGGTCATCTGCACCGTCGACGAGGGCGGCGGGCTCTGCGCGCTGGAGCAGCTGTTCGAGCGCCCGATGGACGAGGACGCCGGCGTGGTCTTCCGCCATCCACTCCTGCGGAATCACGTGTTCAGTACGGTCATGGGCAACACCTGGCAGCGGGGCTACGAGGCCTACGTCGCCGACCCGGAGCCGCTGCCGGCCACCTACGAGACGTTTCCGCGGGCGGTGCTCAACGCCGTCCTGCACCTCCGTGAGGGCCGGAACCTGCGGGCGGTCGTCGACGGCCGGTGGATCGAGCGCTGCGAGCGGGCGACCGTCGCAGGTCCGGTCTGTAACGTCCGCCAGTCCTTCGTCTCGCCGGTGACCAGTTCGTTCTCGGTCGAGAACGGCCTCCACGTCAGGGTCGACGGCGAGGTGGTCTCCGTCGGCGGGCCCGGCGCGTTCGTCGAGGACGTCGAGGCCTTCGAGACGACGCTCGAACCCGTGTGA
- a CDS encoding lipoate--protein ligase family protein: protein MTDLAGLDWRVIGEEARPGAETMALDEVAAATAGEGGPATVRVYQWSPSTLSLGYSQDPETVDWDYCEREGIDVVRRPTGGGAIYHDEFGDVSYSIVVPADAVPGDLMDSYELLCQPVLEAFAAMGVDADFASEERPAVYEPACYLRPLHPAHDVVGPDGRKISGNAQYRRRDAVVQHGSLTVRRNADRHTAVFDADLDPDAFRDRVTSIEAHADVSREAAVETLTDTLADWAGVQPNCVRLGSVDDQRESTGVQPNCVRLGSVDDQRESTGVRPNCVRPGSADSLRSSAGADPGSWTDDELDRAADLVDAKYGTDAWTREGEDPT from the coding sequence ATGACCGACCTCGCGGGACTGGACTGGCGCGTGATCGGGGAGGAGGCCCGGCCCGGCGCGGAGACGATGGCGCTGGACGAGGTGGCCGCGGCGACGGCGGGCGAGGGCGGCCCGGCCACCGTCCGGGTGTACCAGTGGTCGCCGAGCACGCTCTCGCTGGGGTACTCGCAGGACCCCGAGACCGTCGACTGGGACTACTGCGAGCGCGAGGGGATCGACGTCGTGCGCCGGCCGACGGGCGGCGGCGCCATCTACCACGACGAGTTCGGCGACGTCTCCTACTCGATCGTCGTCCCCGCCGACGCCGTCCCCGGCGACCTGATGGACTCCTACGAGCTGCTCTGTCAGCCCGTCCTCGAGGCGTTCGCGGCGATGGGCGTCGACGCCGACTTCGCCAGCGAGGAGCGCCCCGCCGTCTACGAGCCCGCCTGCTACCTCCGGCCGCTGCACCCCGCCCACGACGTCGTCGGGCCGGACGGGCGCAAGATCAGCGGGAACGCCCAGTACCGCCGGCGCGACGCGGTCGTCCAGCACGGCTCGCTGACCGTCCGGCGGAACGCCGACCGCCACACCGCCGTCTTCGACGCGGACCTCGATCCCGACGCCTTCCGCGACCGCGTGACCTCGATCGAGGCCCACGCCGACGTCTCCCGCGAGGCTGCCGTCGAGACCCTCACCGACACGCTGGCCGACTGGGCCGGCGTCCAGCCGAACTGCGTGAGGCTGGGCTCAGTAGACGACCAACGGGAGTCTACTGGCGTCCAGCCGAACTGCGTGAGGCTGGGCTCAGTAGACGACCAACGGGAGTCTACTGGCGTCCGGCCGAACTGCGTGAGGCCGGGCTCGGCAGACTCGCTACGCTCGTCTGCCGGCGCCGACCCCGGCTCGTGGACCGACGACGAGCTGGACCGTGCGGCCGACCTGGTCGACGCCAAGTACGGGACCGACGCGTGGACCCGCGAGGGCGAGGACCCGACCTAG
- a CDS encoding DUF7521 family protein, which yields MIDSIPPVVIAFKTATLLLGGLVTALAARAALRTRADGLAYLAVGFGVVTLGSLLAGVADQLLGIDPGAALVVETALTAVGFAVIAYSLLVTRDRAPRG from the coding sequence GTGATCGACTCCATCCCACCCGTCGTCATCGCCTTCAAGACCGCGACGCTGCTGCTCGGCGGCCTCGTCACCGCGCTCGCCGCGCGGGCCGCCCTGCGGACCCGCGCCGACGGCCTGGCGTACCTCGCCGTCGGATTCGGCGTCGTCACGCTCGGATCGCTGCTGGCCGGCGTCGCCGACCAGCTGCTCGGAATCGACCCCGGCGCCGCGCTCGTCGTCGAGACGGCGCTGACGGCGGTCGGGTTCGCGGTGATCGCCTACTCGCTGCTCGTCACGAGGGACCGAGCCCCGCGGGGGTGA
- a CDS encoding class I SAM-dependent methyltransferase, whose amino-acid sequence MRQFDAEYLDRTRTGMWADSREALSDLGLDDCERVLDVGCGTGVLTRVLREETPGEVIGLDADADLLAAVDPPVVRGDATRLPLAEDAVDLVVCQALLINLPDPAAALREFARVAADRVAVVEPDNAQVRVESTVEAESALARRARRLYLDGVDTDVALGAGAADLFEGVGLDVVSTRRYDHVRTTAPPYSESALAAARRKATGEGLDARPEVATGADDEAAYDALRRDWREMGRAVIDQMQDGDYERRETVPFYVTVGRVPE is encoded by the coding sequence GTGCGGCAGTTCGACGCCGAGTACCTCGACCGGACGCGCACGGGCATGTGGGCCGACTCCCGCGAGGCGCTTTCGGACCTCGGGCTCGACGACTGCGAGCGCGTCCTGGACGTGGGCTGCGGGACGGGCGTGCTGACGCGGGTGCTCCGGGAGGAGACGCCGGGCGAGGTGATCGGGCTCGACGCCGACGCGGACCTGCTCGCCGCCGTCGACCCGCCGGTCGTCCGCGGGGACGCCACGCGCCTGCCGCTGGCCGAGGACGCGGTCGATCTGGTGGTCTGCCAGGCGCTGTTGATCAACCTCCCCGATCCGGCCGCGGCGCTGCGGGAGTTCGCCCGCGTCGCGGCCGACCGGGTGGCCGTCGTCGAACCGGACAACGCCCAGGTGCGCGTCGAGTCGACGGTCGAGGCCGAATCGGCGCTGGCCCGGCGAGCCCGGCGGCTCTACCTCGACGGGGTGGACACGGACGTGGCGCTGGGCGCGGGCGCGGCCGACCTGTTCGAGGGGGTCGGCCTGGACGTGGTGTCGACGCGGCGCTACGACCACGTCCGGACGACGGCGCCGCCCTACTCGGAGTCGGCCCTGGCGGCGGCCCGGCGGAAGGCCACCGGCGAGGGGCTCGACGCCCGGCCGGAGGTCGCGACCGGGGCCGACGACGAGGCCGCTTACGACGCCCTCCGGCGGGACTGGCGCGAGATGGGGCGGGCGGTGATCGACCAGATGCAGGACGGCGACTACGAGCGCCGGGAGACGGTCCCCTTCTACGTCACCGTCGGTCGCGTGCCGGAGTGA
- a CDS encoding ATP-binding protein: protein MAEADRTISLTEDDEPMPLVDVVTGRGFVTGKSGSGKSNTASVLAEELLSESVPLLIVDTDGEYYGLKERYELLHVGGDDHCDAQVGPRHADKLAEIALDRGVPIILDVSGFVEASEGRRLVHDVLRSLFVKEKEAKTPFLVLVEEAHEFMPQSGGLDELGEMLIRIAKRGRKRGLGICAMSQRPSSVEKDYITQCDWLVWHRLTWENDTDVVARILGRDAADEVQTLDPGEAILMTDWDERHRRVRFRRKETFDAGATPGLDGMDQPDLTEVETDIVGELRAAVGEQPSDGAATGDAAESDGGAESDDGGSDASGSSAATSASGSSATASSATAAASLTDGSGGESEVEAGEGDAPPAADDPLWEVAEFVAYLVGALGAATVRLGATVERAVARQVGAGGGRPDPLDGPSQSTEGRPVVGLLVLLAVLAVGVLAGLGAVTLLG, encoded by the coding sequence ATGGCCGAGGCCGACCGGACGATCTCGCTCACGGAGGACGACGAGCCCATGCCCCTCGTCGACGTCGTGACCGGCAGGGGATTCGTCACGGGCAAGTCCGGGAGCGGGAAGTCCAACACCGCCAGCGTGCTCGCGGAGGAACTGCTGTCGGAGTCGGTCCCGCTGCTGATCGTCGACACCGACGGCGAGTACTACGGCCTCAAGGAGCGGTACGAGCTGCTCCACGTCGGCGGCGACGACCACTGCGACGCGCAGGTCGGCCCGCGCCACGCCGACAAGCTGGCCGAGATCGCGCTGGACCGCGGCGTGCCGATCATCCTCGACGTGTCCGGGTTCGTCGAGGCCAGCGAGGGCCGGCGGCTGGTCCACGACGTGCTTCGCTCGCTGTTCGTGAAGGAGAAGGAGGCCAAGACGCCGTTTCTCGTGCTCGTCGAGGAGGCCCACGAGTTCATGCCCCAGTCGGGCGGCCTCGACGAACTGGGCGAGATGCTGATCAGGATCGCCAAGCGCGGCCGCAAGCGCGGCCTCGGCATCTGCGCGATGTCCCAGCGCCCTTCCTCCGTCGAGAAGGACTACATCACCCAGTGCGACTGGCTCGTCTGGCACCGACTCACCTGGGAGAACGACACCGACGTCGTGGCCCGGATTCTGGGGCGGGACGCGGCCGACGAGGTCCAGACACTGGACCCCGGCGAGGCCATCCTCATGACCGACTGGGACGAACGCCACCGGCGCGTCAGGTTCCGCCGGAAGGAGACGTTCGACGCCGGCGCCACGCCCGGCCTCGACGGCATGGACCAGCCCGACCTCACGGAGGTGGAGACGGACATCGTCGGGGAGCTGCGGGCGGCCGTCGGCGAGCAGCCGTCCGACGGTGCGGCGACGGGGGACGCCGCGGAGAGCGACGGCGGCGCGGAGAGCGACGACGGCGGGAGCGACGCGTCGGGCTCGTCGGCCGCCACCAGCGCGTCCGGTTCGAGCGCGACCGCTTCGAGCGCGACAGCGGCGGCGTCGCTGACGGACGGCTCCGGCGGAGAGAGCGAGGTCGAGGCCGGCGAGGGCGACGCGCCGCCGGCGGCCGACGACCCGCTGTGGGAGGTGGCCGAGTTCGTCGCCTATCTGGTCGGTGCCCTCGGCGCGGCGACGGTCAGGCTCGGCGCGACGGTGGAGCGCGCCGTCGCGCGGCAGGTGGGCGCCGGCGGCGGTCGTCCGGACCCCCTGGACGGCCCGTCGCAGTCGACCGAGGGCCGGCCCGTCGTCGGCCTGCTGGTCCTGCTCGCGGTGCTCGCGGTCGGCGTTCTGGCCGGCCTCGGCGCGGTGACGCTGCTCGGCTGA
- a CDS encoding metal-dependent hydrolase, which yields MTDVAGHIGMALVWLAPAWFVVDRTGPAATFVGVGAWFGMLPDVDLVLSDYFETVQHHGILHTVLAVSILAAIIGPIVGWVLKRTLGGSEWFPAEAADDAAAFGFLAVWIPGMSHLFADVLSAPDIAQAIEPFWPLYRQSLGIDVVWYNNPWFNWGLLVAGVALHLALYWRRSRAATPTPAGQ from the coding sequence GTGACCGACGTCGCTGGACACATCGGGATGGCGCTCGTATGGCTCGCACCGGCGTGGTTCGTCGTGGACCGGACTGGGCCCGCGGCGACGTTCGTCGGGGTCGGCGCCTGGTTCGGGATGCTCCCGGACGTCGACCTCGTCCTCAGTGACTACTTCGAGACGGTCCAGCACCACGGGATACTCCACACCGTGCTGGCGGTCTCGATACTCGCCGCGATCATCGGCCCGATCGTCGGATGGGTCCTGAAGCGGACGCTCGGCGGCAGCGAGTGGTTCCCGGCGGAGGCGGCGGACGACGCCGCCGCGTTCGGCTTCCTCGCCGTCTGGATCCCGGGAATGTCACACCTCTTCGCGGACGTGCTGTCGGCTCCGGACATCGCCCAGGCGATCGAGCCGTTCTGGCCCCTCTACCGGCAGTCGCTCGGCATCGACGTCGTCTGGTACAACAACCCGTGGTTCAACTGGGGACTGCTGGTCGCGGGCGTCGCCCTCCACCTCGCGCTGTACTGGCGGCGCTCGCGGGCCGCGACGCCGACGCCGGCCGGCCAGTAG